The following is a genomic window from Episyrphus balteatus chromosome 1, idEpiBalt1.1, whole genome shotgun sequence.
agtttttattaacaacaaaaaaaataacaaaattagaaactaagataaaaaaatcttcattttaGCAACTTAAATTTAGTTGGACGCTACGCTTGAACCGTTAAAATTTGAATAATGAAACATTTAATTTCAAcaagaataaaatattaaatgaaaaaaggctTTCAAGCTTaccaatatattttttctttttccaattccattgaaaattccatctttttagtgggtatttttttttaggaatgtGGAAGCAGTGCAAAAGAACAAACCTACCTACACACATGCAATGTAATGGACTTTGAGTTTGAATTGAAGTTGTGGGTATGGAAATGGATGAGTTAATTGGtaggcgtttttcttttttgactcAGAAAAAAGTTCTGAACAGAGCCAGAACCTTCTGAGCACGATCTGAACAGCCTCTGAACAAAGCTTGTTCTGAGCGctcagaattatttttaaagcataCTTGTCTATTTACTTGTAATTTTCTTCTacagaaacaagaaataaaacttaaattaatataaaaaaaaaactagaaagaCTACTGCACTCTTGCGCCATTATtctatttgtttgaaatttctttcaatttcaCTTGCTAAATGCTTGTGTTTAGCATTCAACTCGGTCTGCTCAGTTGTTTTATTCTGAGTCCATCGATTTCAGAAGCtcagaacgaaaaaagaaacacataTTTGAAtctcagaagaataaatgttcAGAGGTAAAAtagaaatacaattaaaaaaaaagtcgctattatgAAATTGGTGAAAAAGTCGCTTTgaataaaaagtcgtcgcttggtcgctaaggcttcaaaaaggtcgctaatagcgactaaagtcgcttagCGGTAACGCTGATCCGACATTCTTAAGAGCAATTCAGATCAAGACTTACGATATCTCTCGTTAATTTCAACTGCATAACGTTATGTAACCAACGAAGAAGCATCCAAGTTTTTGCCGCGATTCAGAAATCTAcctaagggttttttttttccacatgAAGACATGCTAGACTTAAACACAACGACATTGGTAATAAGGAACAACATTAATATCAATCATTTTGTAGTCGGTGGCCTCATCTAAAGTTCCGTCGCTAGTGAGGAAGCGTTCTAAAGAGCGATCTTCATCACGACATACGTTCCGATAGAAGATTAACCTAGTCCAAAAATGACTGATGGGACATAAGACATGGacaacgttgggcgccattttgttaCGGTCCTAGCTGGGGGGGAAGGGGGATAAAAATGGAGAAAAGCGAGGTTAGGATTTTAGGTTGGGTAAAGAAACGGTGATGGCAAAGGCAAGATATGAAGTGAGAACGGATCCTTAATCGAAGGAAGAAGCTGAAACTAAAATTATTAATGTAAGTATTGAACAGAAAAGGAAACGGAATGGAAACCGGATATGGAAATTAAAGACTTCGAGGGTAAGCAAAATGgagggaaaaataaaaaaaatgtattgaatgggattttttttttgggatgagTCTGACTCTGGGACCTGGCACGCTCGCGAGGCACGGCTCAACTCGCCGGAATAGGGGGGGATCTTGTCCCTCGGTCAGACTAGACCAGgtaacaaaaacataaatcgtgccaaagaaaaatttcacaaaaaaacgaaaacgttACACACAGGTAACCCTCcaccacataaaaaaaaatacggctTACCACCAAGTATCGAAGAAAATTTTTCGGAGTGACGTTGCAGATGTTGGGCAACGCATAGCCCACCCTACCATGGAATCCATTTCCACTTTTGTTGAATTCCCCTGATATCTTCCTTCATGCGTCCTTCAGCCCATTATGGATTATCGCCCGAGGCACATACCTCCCATTCCACCCCCCTGAAAATCAAAAACCTAGAATTCCATTAAGCTGGTGTACAGCTCAGAAAAACACATGACGGTTTGGGTGATTCacaaacataatttttcttatttttattaaagaattttaaacgATTCGACAAACATTGACTGGataattttcattcaatttagtttttaattttattataaattaattaacaaaaaaaaatttttatttttgctttattttatttttatatgacaagttatattttttttttttttttttttttttttaattgttaccctatttttttttttcttattttcaaaaaaatattgaattttactttattcttctttaaactcaaaaataaagttttcaaataaaaaagtatataaatttatttgattttttttttttttatgacgaaAAACATTTAACACAGAAACTTTCCTTCCGCTATATAACCCCAATATGAATTGAAGGTCAATTGGACCTCAAGGTGAATATCCCCCTGTAccttttgaaatacaaaaactcACTCTGGATTTTGGACCTTTGTGtccttttaattcaaattttcgaaactCTACACCTGCCTAAATTGAGCTCAGTTTaggagtacaaaaaaaatttttggttgcgTCTTCTATGACGTCGTTTCCCGAAGGCACCGAGGGTCGGGTTTTCTCACTCTAGCGGGTATCAACTTTCCCTCTTAAAGGATTTCGTATTtgcttttatccttttttttttttgaagtttaaaatttttcaaaagaattacagaaaattgaaaaaaaattgaattattaaaaaaactattttttttttttttttttacaattattaatTTCTTAAACGAAAAtatcacccaaaaaaaaattttatgattttaatttttttctatctttcatttttttttctgttataaatatatctttttttgtaatgatTTCTGTTTAATTTAGTTTCGGTTTTATTTTGCGGATTCTTCGTGGAAGTGCCTTTTGCACGTATCTGGGATTCTTATATATGTCTTCAAGATTTATCTTTGCAATTTAGGTTGGAGTTTTCCTTTCTTTATAATTCgccaaaattttgaataaaatgcttGGAGTGAAAGGCGATTTGAAAGAATTCTCAGGtacattcaataaattttacttgAGGAATGTTAAATAATATTGGCGGCCACGACCGTTTGACTTTGTCGGTGACCGCCAAATCTCGAGACCCTTTCACCGTTAAAGCCTAAACGCGTTGGAACGTTAGATAACTGTATTTAAGATTATCATAATGTAACACTTACCGAtttgggatttttttatttttcttacttttagtttttcaataaaaaaacttCCTTCGCTCGCCAGAGGATCAGTATCCGGTTTtggttctttttaatttttgaattaaaattcaattcgaATTATTGCCGGATatacaatatacaaaaaaaaaacgcactgccttacaaaaaaaaggtcTTGGTTTTGCTGAActaactttaactttttatcACTTTGGTAGCTGGTACTAGCCACCGACGATATCAATCCACTTTTACAAACTACTTGTACTGGTGGATAACTACGCTATTGCCACccagtgtttcttttttttctatcgttCCAGGTTTTCTCCCACCATTTATCTCTGACTCTATATTTCAGGTTGCAAATGGTGTGATTCCTCACACACCATCATCTGTGATTCATGTACCTATCAGGTATATAGCCCTAGTAGGTGTCTTCCCTATGTCATAATCATTTCCAATCATGTGCCTAACTGATATACAGTCATAGTAGTTGCTTTTCCTATACCACAAGGTGAATATAGTAGTGATAGCAGGGACACAAACCCATAACCCAAAAAGATTTCTTCCAATTTCTACTTGTTATAGAAGATTTTGAGAAACAACAATTCATCGGTTTCCTTTTGCCTTTCATATCCGGCTACATTTCCGGAATGAAATACAATTATATCCCATGAATCTTTTATTTTTCCACAGATCTACTCCCGACTCTACCTTACCAAATAGACTCATCTCtataatctactactttttttcttttctagattTTGTAACTTCCCCTCTTAACGAGGCGGCCATCATTGTTTTGACGAAACTCTCTCCTACAAAAATGGAGTCAAACGTCAACAACACGAAGAAGGAGGACGTCTGCTTGGAAggtaaataattttcatttttatttttattattattttatttttttatatgtttactTATAGTCATCGTGACAAGCCTAAACACTTCTTTCAACAAATCAGCCTCCAACAACGACAGTGCAAATTCTATACGCATTGCCAGTGCGGATACATCACTAAATGCATCCCTCCCACCAAGTCCATGGGAATCGCGACGCATTCGTGCCGATTTAATCGAAGCCAAGGCTagaattgttaaatttaaacaagaAATCGAACGTCAACACGAAATCGTCAAGAAAGGGAGTCAATGTATGATAGTAAAGTTCGTGAACTCACTAAACAATGTGATTTCTCATCCAACAAACTGCTAGACATGGAAAAGCACATGACTGTGATGCGTAAGAGAGAACCGTTCCAAATCCGAATTGACTGCTGCCAAGAGCGAACTCAATGAACAAAAGTTAGCTTACGAAGAAACGATTCATGAGCTTCGCCGAACTAATGCGGGAATCGAAGAGAATGCGGGACTCATGCAACACTACTTGACCAATGAATTGAGTGATTATCGACGACATTCAGATAATGATAcagctttcttttatttctcaattctatcaaaattttgaatggaaGTTCAAAATTCAAGTCAAGGTAACAAAAGTAGCCGCGAATTTCTTGGATATaattaatttgtaaatattgacataaatgtttaaaacaaagtttttttgtttttcttaaaggaTGGAATTAACATAATATATTGTTAATTTTAGAGAAGAGGCTGAAgtgcaaattaaaaattttgacaaatggcgcaaatcagaaaaagtgttcataaattcaaagtaaaatacatgcacctatagtttttctgacattagtctgatcgcaaatgaccgcatgtaaacaaagcaaccatgcaacCATGAAGGCACCCACTATCCTTTCCTCCAATTTGTTCAATCATAGTCATTCGTAACAAATGATAAGAAATTGGAAACTGCTTTAAGAACAGCtcttttagaaaaatttcacaTGAAAGATATTGGTAAGGCAAAGTTTGTCTTAGGTATGCGTATAACACAAGAAAAAGGAAAAGTCACACTTGACCAAGAACAGCACATCCATGATATGCTTACAAAATTCAACATGGTGGATTGCAATGCCGTCTCTACTCCTATGGATCCTGGTCAGAAGCTTGTTAAATGTGATACAAACGATGAGCAGTTGACAAACGTTCCTTATCGAGAAGCCGTAGGCAGTTTGTTATATATATCACAAGTCTCAAGACCCGATATATCCTTTGCAATCAACAATGTTAGTCGATTTTGCAATAACCCGACGAAATCACATTGGGAAGCAGTTAAACGGATATTTCGATATCTGAAAGGCACAATGGATTTCAAACTGATTTACAAGCAAGATTTAAAATCTACTATTCAAGGGTTTTGCGATGCAGATTGGGCTTCAGATGTGAATGACAGACGTTCAGTAAGTGGAAATCTGTTTTTAGACCAAAGTGGTGCTATAACTTGGGCCACAAGAAGACAACCTACCGTTGCTCTTTTTACGACAGAAGCCGAATATATGTCGCTTGGTAATGGAACTCAAGAAGCTCTGTGGTTCAAACAACTGAAGGAGGAACTTGACGAAAAAGTGCTATCCCCTATAATTTTATATTGCGATAGCAAAAGTGCTCTCAGTCTAGCATCTGCAAACACTTTTCATGCTAGAACCAAGCACATAGATGTTCGACATCATTTCATTCGTCAACATATTGAAGACCAATCAATTAAATTACTTCATGTTTCATCACAAGAAATGAAAGCAGATGCTCTCACAAAAGCCGTCACTAAAGacagtataaaaaaatttttagaagcTGTAGGTCTTGGCAAGCATTAATTTTAGTGGGAGTGTTGAAATTTACTTGTTATGAAttactttgttaaaattaatatagctttcattttgttttaagtttttagattttataaaaataaatgttgatTCCTAATTCTGATTTCAAATGAAATACTATTCTTTTTAATTCTCCGAAGAGATCTAAAATAACTTCCATTATttcaataatcaaaaaaaaggtctttttaagctctatttataGCTTACATTCCGAAGCTGAAACCAAAGCTgagaccaaagtctcgaaacaagttttggttcacagatatgagttcatattGAACAGACTTatgcatttttatgaaaaaattacaaatatatttttcacagattttcgagaaaaaatcaaggttaaccccttgacgaaaaaaaatgcattttttaaaaatttcctccaaattcatcgagtgagacatcaaaagaaaggtcttcttaaggtctattcataactgaaaaccaaaaaattctttgaggtctggttgctgagatatttccaaccaaacatattttttttccttatttttcttacattccgaAGCTGATATCTTCTgtccaaagtctcgaaacaagttttggttcacAGATTTGAGTTCCCATTGAACAGACCTTTGAGTTTaggtgaaaaaattacaaatttatttttttcagattttcgagaaaaactcAAGGTTCaacccttgccgaaaaaaatgcatttttaaaaatttcctccaaattcatcgagtgagacatcaaaagaaaggtcttcgTGAGCTCTATTTATAGctcaaaaccaaaagtttctttgatgtctggttgctgagttatttgcatccaaatatattattttcctaatttttcttacattccgaaggtgatatcttttgaccaaagtctcgaaacaagttttggttaacagatataagTTCACAATGAATAGGACTATGATTTTAGgtgaaaatattacaaatttatttttttcagattttcgagaaaaaatcaatgccgaaaaaattgcattttaaaaaatttcctccaaattcatcgagtgagacgtcaaaagaaaggtcttcttaagctctattcataactgaaaaccaaaagtttctttgatgtctggttgctgagttatttgcatccaaatatattattttcctaatttttctaacattctgaaggtgatatcttttgaccaaagtctcgaaacaagttttggtttacagatatgagttcacaatgaataggACTATGATTTTAGgtgaaaatattacaaatttatttttttcagagtttctagaaaaaatcaaggttaaccccttgccgaaaaaattgcattttaaaaaatgttctctaaattcatcgagtgagacatcaaaagaaaggtcttctcaagctctattcatagctcaaaaccaaaagtttctttgaggtctggttgctgagttattctTTGAGGTCTGtgcccatgttctgtaacttttataacgggcgataaaatatttgaatgactttaaaatgcattttatcttatcaaaataaaagaaatttcgttcaaaatcataatttctcaattcataaattctgaatttgaaagaaaatttgctttatttatggaagaaaatgaattttagagacgttgaaaaacgtttatcgccagtgataaacttacagaacaggggccctggttgctgagatatttccaaccaagcatatttttttttccttatttttcttacattccgaAGCTGATATCTTCTgtccaaagtctcgaaacaagttttggttcacAGATTTGAGTTCCCATTGAACAGACCTTTGAGTTTaggtgaaaaaattaaaaatttatttttttcagattttcgagaaaaactcaggttaaccccttgccgaaaaaaatgcatttttaaaaatttcctccaaattcatcgagtgagacatcaaaagaaaggtcttctCAAGCTCAATTCATAGctcaaaaccaaaagtttctttgaggtctagttgttgagatatttccaaccaaacatattttttccttctttttcttatattcCTAAGCAGataacttttgaccaaagtctcgaaacaaattcatcgagtgagacatcaaaagaaaggtcttcttaaggtctattcataactgaaaaccaaaagtttctttgaggtctggttgctgagttatttgcatccaaatatattattttcctaatttttcttacattccgaaggtgatatcttttgaccaaagtctcgaaacaagttttggttaacagttGAGTTCACAATAAATAGGACTATGATTTTAGgtgaaaatattacaaatttatttttttcagattttcgagaaaaaatcaaggttaaccccttgccgaaaaaattgcattttaaaaaatttcctccaaattcatagagtgagacgtcaaaagaaaggtcttcttaagctctattcataactgaaaaccaaaagtttctttgaggtctggttgctgagttatttgcatccaaatatattattttcctaatttttcttacattccgaaactgatatcttttgaccaaagtctcgaaacaagttttgatttacagatatgagttcacaatgaataggACTATGATTTTAGgtgaaaatattacaaatttatttttttcagattttcgagaaaaaatcaaggttaaccccttgccgaaaaaaatgcattttaaaaaatttcctccaaattcatcgagtgagacatcaaaagaaaggtcttctttagctctattcatagctgaaaaccaaaagtttctctgaggtctggttgctgagttatttttattttttgaaaaaaatttggtttttattcAGTTGTATGTTcccttataacttttaaactattgAGCATAATTCAACAAATGAGGTATCGGTGGAAGCGTCTTTTTTGTCTGCTGAACATGGGCCTTGTATATTTCTATTGTTGCGCCATCAAGAGGAAAAAGTCATGAAGTAAGCGagtttaagtttaattaaattcagGAATCTCAGTCTGAGTGTTTAAAAGAACTTAAAATTGCATAACGGCTTGTAAATTCTATAaattcaaacaataaaaaacaagaaactttttttgatggattataaaaaacatactttCACTTAAAAAATACTTGGTTCTTTTattggtattttatttttcgttgttataattttaacatttgttgattttattattttctttgattGAATCataataacatttatttattttatttacatttttggcAGTAAGTTTCATTCTCAAAATACCATTtcacttttttgtatttaattaaatttaattgataaatatAGCGGTAGGTATTTTAATTGAGGATTAACCTATTTAGGGTATatctattagaaaaaaaagttaggtatataaaaactattcaatagaattattactaaaaaaaactacaaagttCGTATAATAATGTTGAAAATGTTATTTGTGTGACTGAAGTTTTGATCTtgaaactaacaaaaactacaaagttaaacatttttaacatttggatacaaataaaataaagaatggcacgttttgttaatttttaaatgtctaATCCTCATTTCTCGAAAAAGCGTCACAactatataattattcaatatgACAACAAAAATTAGTAGTTTAGAGTAATTAGAAATAAGaggaaaatttaacaaaaaattcgttacggaactattaaaaaatcatctaCGATGATGCTTGTAGATCGCGTGGGGGACGCCTTGGCCTTTGCCTGTTGTACCTTGGGCTAGGACGGTAAGCATTTTGTGGCCTTGGTGGTTGTGGAATGTAAACACGTTCACGTTCTTCACCACGTCTGAAAGCTGTTGCAAGTGGTACAATAGGGACCCTATTAATCAAAGAGCTGTTACGTCTTCGGCAGACTGAAcatctgaaagaaaaaaaatccaaacaaacataAGACTTATGCTCTCAGTTATGAAAGAGGTTATAAGCTTTTAGTACCTGCTGACTTTGCTCGTATGATCAGCCTTGAGGGTACTTTGCCTTGGAACTGTCCATTGTTCATGTTCTTCAATGACACTCAACCAGAATGATGCTAATGGATCGTAGTAGTTGCAACGTCCATGTCCGTGACACTCGATAACTGGGTTAGCTCGGAATTCCAACAAACATGAACCGGGTGAAACAAGGTTTTGTCCAAAACCTCCACTGTTATCGGTGGTAGTCTACAGGTAAACCAAACCAAATTAAAACATAACTCATGCAAAAGCGTTCATTGGACTTACCATCAAGTAACTGTAACCGGTCCAAAGCTCTTCCCATCCATTTGGACAGTCTGGAATTGACATACTTTGACTGTGTAGAGAAATAACCTTTGTTGTTGTCTCGCAGACAACGCACCTAAAAGTAAAAGTTTATATCCATTCTATAGTGAAACCATTCCTAAACTTACCTTGAAATATATTTCATAAGATCCCTAGATTCGATTGGTGCCATTGTCAGAGACATTGGTTCGGCTGTAGACAACCACATGCTGTCATCGTTGTTTTGAGCATAGTTACAAACATTGTTGAAATCACAGAACATGAAAGGCATTGTTGTGAAACGCATCAAGCAAGATCCTGGAGCTCCCAAATCCTGGCCAACTGCTCTAGAGCTGCCGATATTTCCGGCAATAGAATAACCTTCCCAAAGTTTGTTTGTGTTAGCTGGACAATCTGGTACTTGAATAGTTTGCGAATGACGTGCGAATACAAAACCACGGCTCTTggctggtggtggtggtggagcACGATCACCACGTTCTCCTCTAGCACCTTGAAGACCATTTCGGCCAGGGAAACCAGCTGGACCTTGCATACCCATTTCACCAGGTGCTCCATCAGGTCCCATTAATCCTTCTTCACCAACATCTCCTTGCAAACCCTTTAATCCACGGTATCCCATTAGACCAATTTCGCCCATTTCTCCTTCTTCACCTCGTTCACCCTTGAATCCAGGCAAACCAGCTTCACCACGATCGCCAGGAAGTGCAAGTTCGAATGGGAAAGTGACACCGGCTTCTCCCTTGTCACCATCCAATCCAGGAAGACCATCAATACCACTCCAACCGATATCACCTTCAGGACCACGTGGACCTCGCATACCCATTGCTCCGAAACGTCCAGTTGGTCCAACTTCACCGGCTTCACCCTTTTGTCCGGGGGAACCATCCAAACCAGGTGGACCGACATCTCCAACATCTCCGGTACGTCCACGAATTGCGATACCAACTTCTCCTTGTTCACCCTTGAAACCGGTGTCACCACGTTCACCCTTAGCACCAAAGTGTCCAGGCAGTCCATTTCTACCAGGAGGACCAGTGTAACCAATATCACCAATCATTCCCTTGATTCCTTCAACTTCGGGTCCAGGAAGACCAATCAAACCATTTACTCCATATTCACCTTGTTCACCTGGGGCACCCTTTTGACCCTCACGTCCTGGTCGTCCAACAAGTCCATCATAGCCAGCTTCACCTTCATCACCACGCTCAACGTTTTCTGGGTAGGCACCTTGGGGACCTCGGTTACCTCGATCTCCCATTTCACCCTTGAATCCGGGCATACCATCGATTCCTGGGCCACCAATCATACCAAGATCACCACGTGCTCCCATAGCACCTGGGTATCCGATTTCTCCTTGTATTCCTTGTGCACCTGTCTCACCAGTTCGGCCAACAAGACCAGGTTCACCTTTGAGTCCTTTTGGTGCGACTCCAGAATATGCGCGTCCTGGTCTACCTTCTTCTCCAACATCACCACGTTCTCCTTGAAGACCTTGCACACCTTCCAATCCGTAATCTCCGCGTTCTCCCTTTTGCCCTGGTCTTCCAAAGTAACCTGGTTCTCCAAAGTCTCCTTTAGGTCCCATAGGTCCAAAGTCTCCACGAGGTCCCATTTCACCCTTGAGTCCATATAAACCATCTCTAGCTCTTAAAGCGGGCAAACCATCCATACCTGGTTCACCAAGTTCTCCTTGAGGACCATCTTCACCATAGTCACCACGTTCACCTTCTGATCCATTGATTCCGGGAAGACCGTTTAGACCATCCAAGCCCTTAATTCCCTTAGGACCTTGAGGCCCGTCAAAAGCAAGTCCCAAATCTCCTTCTGGTCCACGTTCACCCTTGGCACCGGGAAGACCATTTAATCCAGGTAGTCCTACATATCCAGGAATACCTTCCTCGCCTTTAAGACCGCTAAAAGCACGTTCTCCCTTACGACCTTGGGCACCAATAAAACCTCGATCACCCATTGCTCCCTTGCGACCATTAAATCCAGGTTTTCCAGAACGACCAACATATCCCAAGTTACCAAGTTCTCCTTTAGGTCCCATAGGTCCAGGTTCACCTCGAGGTCCAATGTCTCCTCGAAGTCCGTCAAGACCCATATCACCACGATCTCCTGGCATACCAGCAATACCTTGATAACCCTCACTTCCAGCTACTCCATGAACTCCTTGTAATCCAGCATCACCAGTTTCTCCTCTGCGTCCAGGTAAACCAATATTTCCCTTCGCACCTTGAACACCAACTGGTCCAACCGGTCCGATCTCACCCTTCTGTCCCTTTTGTCCATGTGGTGCTGTTCTACCATCACGACCTGGTTCACCAACAAAACCGGGAGGACCTGGAATTATATCTCCACGCTGTCCTTTTCTGCCAGCAAGACCAAGCAAACCAAGAGGACCATCGTCACCCTTGTCACCTTTAGGTCCACGAATTCCTTCACGACCAACAGGACCAGGGAAGCCAGCAAAACCTTTGTCACCCATTTCTCCTTTAACACCAGGGTAACCCTCTTTACCAATTTCACCGGGAAGAATGCTTAGACCAGGATCTCCTCTTTGTCCTTTCCTTCCTTCTAAACCAGGTAAACCAGGTGCACCATCTAATCCAGGGGTTCCTGGTGCTCCAGGCCTGCCTGGGTCTCCCAGAAGACCTGGGTAACCTTTGTTTCCTGGAGCTCCTTGAATAGCTGGACCGACTAAACCAATGTCACCTCGTGGTCCAGGGAAACCTTCTTCACCAGTTTGTCCCTTGGGGCCGGCAGGTCCTGCTGGGCCATTGTTTCCTTTATCTCCACGATCACCTGCGTTATCAATAATTGGTCCTGGACCAGGTTCTCCCTTTTGACCCTTCAAACCAAAGCTTCCTGTCTCTCCTTTTTGGCCgctgtaaattaaattaattaattttattcaaaatatatggatatATTCAAATGAACTTACGCTCTTCCATCTAAACCAGAGTCACCAATCAGGAAATAAAATGGAGTATCTGCTGCAGCTCCCTTTTGTCCATCTCTTCCATCTACACCATCTAAACCGTCACGTCCTGGTAGACCTGGATCACCAAATTCACCACGTGAACCATACTCTCCAATAGCGCCAGCTCTTCCAGGATATCCAGGGAAACCCTTTTCACCTTGTTCACCTTGCTCTCCACGTTCACCTCGGTCACCATAATCACCTTTTTCAGTTCCAGGTAAATTACCAATAGTTATCACTCCACCGTCTCTACCAGCAATACCAGGTCGTCCTAATTCTCCAGGGATTCCACTTGGTCCTTGAACACCCTTAAATCCTTTCATTCCTGGACGTCCAGATTGTCCTTTTGGTCCTCTAGGTCCACTTAAACCAGGTTTTCCAGATAAACCGGGTAATCCGGCGAAACCATTGTCTCCCATTGCTCCTTTCAAACCTCGTGGGCCTGGTGGGCAAACGCCACAGTCATCTCCTCGTTCACCCTTATCTCCTACATAACCTGG
Proteins encoded in this region:
- the LOC129905802 gene encoding collagen alpha-1(I) chain; the encoded protein is MKTPRGLSGLLGSPNLSYIWAVIFAIYLICLLNGRDSFVDAKVCNQTQCDCEGLKGAPGTIGPEGVQGMEGTPGDVGPEGPIGRTGEDGDVGEYGMKGDKGHRGDIGETGRPGLQGPRGPPGGDGPQGPHGIDGCNGQEGAMGIPGEPGELGRRGPLGKPGPSGPTGEAGDGGTNSKGTKGVRGTEGLAGRNGPEGRTGMKGFKGDIGFAGLDGPKGDMGMQGIKGDKAEPYDPLIGTGQKGEKGEPAEQVTRLGGFTRQNTEKGKRGDKGGQGSKGMKGLIGEYGEVGRTGQPGQRGDEGSPGERGKPGRVGEAGIAGEKGHKGAPGYNGADGYNGFPGGMGEPGYDGTPGIQGPMGPPGIYDPNLDEISPGSEGPQGDLGEPGLMGVNGIPGQPGRRGHMGPAGPPGDNGLDGNPGKRGVSIRGQPGDRGEIGAPGPQGEIGPAGPIGRVGQRGSDGLDILGPKGYPGDAGRPGLHGYRGDRGEAGLPGEKGLPGEGVDIVGPPGDEGRPGVRGPPGSDGYDGLPGYVGDKGERGDDCGVCPPGPRGLKGAMGDNGFAGLPGLSGKPGLSGPRGPKGQSGRPGMKGFKGVQGPSGIPGELGRPGIAGRDGGVITIGNLPGTEKGDYGDRGERGEQGEQGEKGFPGYPGRAGAIGEYGSRGEFGDPGLPGRDGLDGVDGRDGQKGAAADTPFYFLIGDSGLDGRAGQKGETGSFGLKGQKGEPGPGPIIDNAGDRGDKGNNGPAGPAGPKGQTGEEGFPGPRGDIGLVGPAIQGAPGNKGYPGLLGDPGRPGAPGTPGLDGAPGLPGLEGRKGQRGDPGLSILPGEIGKEGYPGVKGEMGDKGFAGFPGPVGREGIRGPKGDKGDDGPLGLLGLAGRKGQRGDIIPGPPGFVGEPGRDGRTAPHGQKGQKGEIGPVGPVGVQGAKGNIGLPGRRGETGDAGLQGVHGVAGSEGYQGIAGMPGDRGDMGLDGLRGDIGPRGEPGPMGPKGELGNLGYVGRSGKPGFNGRKGAMGDRGFIGAQGRKGERAFSGLKGEEGIPGYVGLPGLNGLPGAKGERGPEGDLGLAFDGPQGPKGIKGLDGLNGLPGINGSEGERGDYGEDGPQGELGEPGMDGLPALRARDGLYGLKGEMGPRGDFGPMGPKGDFGEPGYFGRPGQKGERGDYGLEGVQGLQGERGDVGEEGRPGRAYSGVAPKGLKGEPGLVGRTGETGAQGIQGEIGYPGAMGARGDLGMIGGPGIDGMPGFKGEMGDRGNRGPQGAYPENVERGDEGEAGYDGLVGRPGREGQKGAPGEQGEYGVNGLIGLPGPEVEGIKGMIGDIGYTGPPGRNGLPGHFGAKGERGDTGFKGEQGEVGIAIRGRTGDVGDVGPPGLDGSPGQKGEAGEVGPTGRFGAMGMRGPRGPEGDIGWSGIDGLPGLDGDKGEAGVTFPFELALPGDRGEAGLPGFKGERGEEGEMGEIGLMGYRGLKGLQGDVGEEGLMGPDGAPGEMGMQGPAGFPGRNGLQGARGERGDRAPPPPPAKSRGFVFARHSQTIQVPDCPANTNKLWEGYSIAGNIGSSRAVGQDLGAPGSCLMRFTTMPFMFCDFNNVCNYAQNNDDSMWLSTAEPMSLTMAPIESRDLMKYISRCVVCETTTKVISLHSQSMSIPDCPNGWEELWTGYSYLMTTTDNSGGFGQNLVSPGSCLLEFRANPVIECHGHGRCNYYDPLASFWLSVIEEHEQWTVPRQSTLKADHTSKVSRCSVCRRRNSSLINRVPIVPLATAFRRGEERERVYIPQPPRPQNAYRPSPRYNRQRPRRPPRDLQASS
- the LOC129905819 gene encoding uncharacterized protein LOC129905819, which encodes MESNVNNTKKEDVCLEVIVTSLNTSFNKSASNNDSANSIRIASADTSLNASLPPSPWESRRIRADLIEAKARIVKFKQEIERQHEIVKKGSQCMIVKFVNSLNNVISHPTNC